A region of Lichenibacterium dinghuense DNA encodes the following proteins:
- a CDS encoding prolyl oligopeptidase family serine peptidase, whose amino-acid sequence MTDGTELPTLAKPDDDPWIWLEDVEGERATAWVDERTADTVRRFGGPRRDADAAVLAALLDRPDKIPGVTRRGDHLYNVWQDAANPRGLWRRTTLDSYRRPEPEWDVLLDLDALARREGEDWVWAGSSVEPTRRERAILRLSRGGSDAVVLSEFDLPSRSFVADGFTAAEAKAGIDWLDPDTLLLSSAAGEGMATRSGYARTVRRWARGQTVDEAEPVFAVAEGSMAGWGVVDRSVSPPRAVYMDRLAFFDSVGWLGDATGPKRRLELPTDADWFVHGDTLLVKPRTPWTVAGRTHAPDELVAAPLSAFLSGARDLAVLFEPGPRRSLEGFFWAGGALVLSVLDDLVPRFTLLTPDGAGWRRRELDALPSTGVVGLRALDAEPEDGDGTLVVSAEDPVTPPRTLLFSASGDGAFPVPALLKASPAGFDAAGLVVTRHEAVSVDGERIPYTQTGPAGETGDAPVHLSGYGGFAVSTMPHYRLAAGKLWLERGGTTVTANIRGGGEFGTRWHEAGRRDGKRLAHDDFAAVAADLVRRGVTRPGRIAAEGGSNGGLLIANMLTRYPERFGALFCTIPLIDMRRYSKLLAGASWIAEYGDPDVPEDWAFLGPMSAYHAAEPGRPYPPTLIATTRRDDRVHPGHARKMAAKLQAMGYPAWLYEPAAGGHGYGKDNAERAAFVALGYGFLRRAIGWDA is encoded by the coding sequence ATGACGGACGGGACCGAGCTTCCCACCCTGGCGAAGCCCGACGACGACCCCTGGATCTGGCTGGAGGACGTCGAGGGCGAGCGCGCCACGGCCTGGGTGGACGAGCGCACCGCCGACACGGTGCGCCGCTTCGGCGGCCCGCGGCGCGACGCCGACGCCGCGGTGCTCGCCGCCCTGCTGGACCGGCCCGACAAAATCCCCGGCGTCACGCGCCGTGGCGATCACCTCTACAACGTCTGGCAGGACGCCGCGAACCCGCGGGGCCTGTGGCGGCGCACGACGCTCGACTCCTACCGCCGGCCCGAGCCCGAGTGGGACGTGCTGCTCGACCTCGACGCCCTGGCGAGGCGGGAGGGCGAGGACTGGGTCTGGGCGGGCTCCAGCGTCGAGCCGACGCGGCGCGAGCGCGCGATCCTGCGCCTGTCGCGCGGCGGCAGCGACGCCGTCGTGCTGAGCGAGTTCGACCTGCCGTCCCGCTCCTTCGTGGCGGACGGCTTCACGGCCGCGGAGGCCAAGGCCGGGATCGACTGGCTCGACCCGGACACGCTGCTCCTGTCGAGCGCCGCGGGCGAGGGCATGGCGACCCGCTCCGGCTATGCCAGGACCGTGCGGCGCTGGGCGCGCGGCCAGACGGTCGACGAGGCGGAGCCGGTCTTCGCCGTCGCCGAGGGCTCGATGGCCGGGTGGGGCGTGGTCGACCGCTCGGTGTCGCCGCCGCGCGCGGTCTACATGGACCGTCTGGCCTTCTTCGATTCGGTCGGCTGGCTCGGCGACGCGACCGGGCCGAAGCGGCGTCTCGAGCTGCCGACCGACGCGGATTGGTTCGTCCACGGCGACACGCTCCTCGTGAAGCCGCGCACGCCCTGGACCGTGGCGGGCCGGACCCACGCGCCGGACGAGCTGGTCGCGGCGCCGCTGTCCGCCTTCCTGTCCGGTGCCCGCGACCTCGCCGTGCTGTTCGAACCCGGCCCGCGCCGCTCGCTGGAGGGCTTCTTCTGGGCCGGCGGCGCGCTCGTCCTGTCCGTGCTCGACGACCTCGTGCCCCGCTTCACGCTGCTGACGCCCGACGGGGCGGGGTGGCGGCGCCGCGAACTCGACGCTCTGCCCTCGACCGGCGTCGTCGGCCTGCGCGCGCTCGACGCCGAACCCGAGGACGGCGACGGCACGCTCGTCGTCAGCGCCGAGGATCCGGTCACGCCGCCGCGCACGCTGCTGTTCTCGGCATCGGGCGATGGCGCCTTTCCGGTCCCGGCATTGCTCAAGGCCAGCCCCGCCGGCTTCGACGCCGCGGGGCTCGTCGTCACGCGCCACGAGGCCGTCTCGGTCGACGGCGAGCGCATCCCCTACACCCAGACCGGGCCGGCCGGCGAGACGGGCGACGCCCCGGTCCACCTCAGCGGCTACGGCGGCTTCGCCGTCTCGACCATGCCCCACTACCGCCTCGCCGCCGGCAAGCTGTGGCTGGAGCGCGGCGGCACGACCGTGACGGCCAACATCCGCGGCGGCGGCGAGTTCGGCACGCGCTGGCACGAGGCCGGGCGGCGGGACGGCAAGCGCCTCGCCCACGACGATTTCGCGGCCGTGGCGGCCGACCTCGTGCGCCGCGGCGTGACGCGCCCCGGCCGCATCGCCGCGGAGGGCGGCTCCAACGGCGGCCTGCTCATCGCCAACATGCTGACGCGCTATCCCGAGCGCTTCGGCGCCCTGTTCTGCACCATCCCGCTGATCGACATGCGGCGCTATTCCAAGCTGCTGGCCGGCGCGAGCTGGATCGCGGAATATGGCGACCCGGACGTCCCGGAGGACTGGGCCTTCCTGGGCCCGATGTCGGCCTACCATGCCGCCGAGCCGGGCCGCCCCTATCCGCCGACCCTCATCGCCACCACGCGGCGCGACGACCGCGTCCACCCCGGCCACGCGCGCAAGATGGCGGCCAAGCTTCAAGCCATGGGCTATCCCGCCTGGCTCTACGAGCCCGCCGCGGGCGGGCACGGCTACGGCAAGGACAACGCCGAGCGCGCCGCCTTCGTGGCGCTGGGCTACGGCTTCCTTCGCCGGGCGATCGGCTGGGACGCCTGA
- a CDS encoding energy transducer TonB family protein, which yields MLRRPDRVRRRSTGLISIDTSGPTAADVPPDARLADAPHLQALHEPTPALRVVPRHILQQAAPVGRGARLRAGVGLGGGSVLVHVVLGAALVYLLSFRDAQAPREVPIPVDVVIEPAKPAGGGGSGDASAGRRAAPPGAGRAAPPGAGPAKAEAPKVEEGKAEPAIPAPPAQPPAPAAQAAPKPAAPPAKPAPVATAPGAAPPAAASAPKPTPAMPQPAGVPAAPKLVAPPPETARAATQAKENKPANLVPDEHQAEQATREARPAAIPDVLVTPDARAQTSVPAPSRAQAAPVERPTPPVTAKAPSQADKLAAALPMDASAMPMGFRSMVAGNATAQINAAYGSVVQGRIRQATAELSGAASSQGLSGAVAVSFTLDDAGGLANLSVVQSSGNAQLDAMVLHAIEQVAPFPPPPPEAEHTFRKAFLVGG from the coding sequence ATGCTCCGGCGGCCCGACCGCGTTCGCCGACGGAGCACCGGCCTGATCTCGATCGACACGTCCGGTCCCACAGCCGCCGACGTGCCGCCGGACGCGCGGCTCGCCGACGCGCCCCACCTGCAGGCGCTCCACGAGCCGACGCCGGCGCTGCGCGTCGTCCCGCGCCACATCCTGCAGCAGGCGGCGCCGGTCGGGCGCGGCGCCCGGCTGCGCGCGGGGGTCGGGCTCGGCGGCGGCTCCGTGCTGGTCCACGTCGTGCTCGGCGCGGCCCTGGTCTACCTGCTGTCGTTCCGCGACGCGCAGGCGCCGCGCGAGGTGCCGATCCCCGTCGACGTCGTGATCGAGCCGGCGAAGCCCGCCGGTGGCGGCGGGTCTGGCGACGCCTCCGCGGGTCGACGGGCGGCTCCGCCCGGCGCCGGACGGGCGGCCCCGCCCGGCGCCGGTCCGGCCAAGGCCGAGGCGCCCAAGGTCGAGGAGGGCAAGGCCGAACCGGCTATTCCCGCGCCGCCGGCCCAGCCCCCTGCCCCGGCCGCCCAGGCGGCGCCGAAGCCGGCCGCCCCACCCGCGAAGCCGGCGCCAGTTGCGACAGCCCCTGGGGCCGCTCCGCCCGCCGCCGCGAGCGCGCCCAAGCCCACGCCGGCGATGCCCCAGCCGGCGGGCGTCCCCGCGGCGCCGAAGCTCGTCGCGCCGCCGCCGGAAACCGCCCGGGCCGCGACGCAGGCCAAGGAGAACAAGCCCGCCAACCTCGTCCCCGACGAGCATCAGGCCGAGCAGGCGACGCGCGAGGCGCGGCCGGCCGCGATCCCCGACGTGCTGGTGACGCCGGACGCCAGGGCGCAGACCAGCGTGCCGGCCCCGTCGAGGGCGCAGGCCGCGCCGGTCGAGCGGCCCACGCCGCCCGTCACCGCCAAGGCGCCGAGCCAGGCCGACAAGCTCGCCGCGGCCCTGCCCATGGACGCGAGCGCGATGCCTATGGGTTTCCGCTCGATGGTGGCCGGCAACGCTACGGCCCAGATCAACGCGGCCTACGGCAGCGTCGTCCAGGGCCGCATCCGGCAGGCGACGGCGGAGCTGTCCGGCGCCGCCTCGTCCCAGGGCCTCAGCGGCGCCGTCGCGGTGAGCTTCACGCTCGACGACGCGGGCGGGCTGGCGAACCTGTCCGTCGTGCAGAGCAGCGGCAACGCCCAGCTCGACGCCATGGTGCTGCACGCCATCGAGCAGGTGGCGCCCTTCCCGCCGCCGCCGCCCGAGGCCGAGCACACGTTCAGGAAGGCCTTCCTGGTCGGCGGCTGA
- the pgl gene encoding 6-phosphogluconolactonase has product MAERQVASGELDVFDDPDAVADAVASWLIEQAAGKERFTVSLSGGSTPKRLYERLASPAYRDRFPWDRTEWFFGDERFVPKTDKDSNFRMVDEAMLSRAPVAADSVHAFDTALESPQEAALAYEEELKCFYGADALDPAKPLFDVTLLGLGPDGHTASLIPGQPVLEERERWAAAVTEGRPEARLTLTYPVIASSRAIAFLVTGQDKAAMLAHVRSGAEDVPAGRLRSAAEVHWFVDRAAAGRG; this is encoded by the coding sequence ATGGCTGAGCGGCAGGTGGCCTCGGGCGAGCTCGACGTCTTCGACGACCCCGACGCGGTGGCGGACGCGGTGGCGTCCTGGCTGATCGAGCAGGCGGCCGGCAAGGAGCGCTTCACGGTCAGCCTGTCCGGCGGCTCGACGCCGAAGCGGCTCTACGAGCGGCTGGCGAGCCCCGCCTACCGCGATCGCTTCCCCTGGGACCGGACCGAGTGGTTCTTCGGCGACGAGCGCTTCGTGCCGAAGACCGACAAGGACAGCAACTTCCGCATGGTGGACGAGGCCATGCTGTCCCGCGCGCCCGTGGCGGCCGACAGCGTGCACGCCTTCGACACCGCGCTGGAGTCCCCGCAGGAGGCCGCCCTCGCCTACGAGGAGGAGCTGAAGTGCTTCTACGGCGCCGACGCGCTCGATCCGGCCAAGCCGCTGTTCGACGTGACGCTGCTCGGCCTCGGGCCGGACGGACACACGGCCTCGCTGATCCCCGGCCAGCCCGTGCTGGAGGAGCGCGAACGCTGGGCCGCGGCGGTAACGGAGGGGCGCCCCGAGGCACGGCTGACCCTCACCTACCCGGTCATCGCCTCGTCGCGCGCCATCGCGTTCCTGGTGACGGGCCAGGACAAGGCCGCCATGCTGGCCCACGTCCGGTCCGGCGCCGAGGACGTGCCGGCCGGCCGGCTCCGGTCGGCGGCGGAGGTCCACTGGTTCGTCGACCGGGCGGCGGCGGGCCGGGGCTGA
- the rpe gene encoding ribulose-phosphate 3-epimerase — translation MSEFLIAPSVLSADFGRLAEDCRAVDEAGADWLHVDVMDGRFVPNITFGPGVVAAIRRATAKHLNLHLMMVEPENFVADFAKSGADSICVQAESTSTIHLHRVLGQIRALGVAAGVALNPATPPSAIEYVLHLCDVVIVMTVNPGFGGQSFLPEMLPKVRAIRAMAAERGLSPRIMLDGGINDRTIRPGVDAGADVFVAGSYVFDAPDYAERIAKLRLAATSEVA, via the coding sequence ATGAGTGAGTTCCTGATCGCCCCGTCGGTCCTGTCGGCCGACTTCGGCCGCCTCGCCGAGGACTGCCGCGCCGTCGACGAGGCCGGCGCCGACTGGCTGCACGTCGACGTCATGGACGGGCGCTTCGTGCCCAACATCACCTTCGGGCCGGGCGTGGTGGCGGCGATCCGCCGGGCGACCGCAAAGCACCTCAACCTCCACCTGATGATGGTCGAGCCCGAGAACTTCGTCGCCGATTTCGCGAAGAGCGGGGCGGATTCCATCTGCGTCCAGGCGGAATCGACCTCGACGATCCACCTCCACCGCGTGCTCGGCCAGATCCGGGCGCTCGGGGTGGCGGCCGGCGTGGCGCTGAACCCGGCGACGCCGCCCTCCGCGATCGAATACGTGCTGCACCTCTGCGACGTCGTCATCGTGATGACGGTGAACCCCGGCTTCGGCGGGCAGAGCTTCCTGCCCGAGATGCTGCCCAAGGTGAGGGCGATCCGCGCCATGGCGGCGGAGCGCGGCCTCAGCCCGCGCATCATGCTCGACGGCGGCATCAACGACCGCACGATCCGGCCCGGCGTCGATGCCGGGGCTGACGTCTTCGTGGCCGGGTCCTACGTGTTCGACGCGCCCGACTACGCGGAGCGGATCGCGAAGCTGCGGCTCGCGGCGACATCGGAGGTGGCGTGA
- a CDS encoding HAD family hydrolase produces MSDRPKGKISLLLADVDGTVVTKDKVLTERAVKAVAALHEAGIKFAVTSGRPPRGMAMLIEPLHIETMIAGFNGGAMVKPDLSVIEEKTLPPDVTREAIKVIADHGLDAWLYTAEDWFITKKDAPHVDREAWTVKFDPTVVDRFADAELDRATKVVGVSDDLAAVEKAEHDMQAALGDRASAARSQPYYLDVTHPHANKGDVVLALSKELDIPTDEIATIGDMPNDVTMFKRSGFSIAMGNASDAVKAQASAVTAGYDDEGFAKAIETFLLPRKTSE; encoded by the coding sequence GTGTCCGACCGACCGAAGGGCAAGATCTCGCTGCTGCTGGCCGACGTCGACGGCACGGTGGTGACCAAGGACAAGGTGCTGACCGAGCGCGCCGTCAAGGCCGTGGCGGCGCTGCACGAGGCCGGCATCAAGTTCGCGGTGACGAGCGGCCGGCCGCCGCGCGGCATGGCCATGCTGATCGAGCCCCTGCACATCGAGACCATGATCGCGGGCTTCAACGGCGGCGCCATGGTGAAGCCGGACCTCAGCGTCATCGAGGAGAAGACGCTGCCGCCCGACGTGACGCGCGAGGCCATCAAGGTCATCGCCGACCACGGCCTCGACGCCTGGCTCTACACCGCCGAGGACTGGTTCATCACGAAGAAGGACGCCCCGCACGTCGACCGCGAGGCCTGGACGGTGAAATTCGACCCCACGGTGGTCGATCGCTTCGCCGACGCGGAGCTCGACCGCGCCACCAAGGTCGTCGGCGTGTCGGACGACCTCGCGGCCGTCGAGAAGGCCGAGCACGACATGCAGGCCGCGCTCGGCGACCGCGCTTCGGCGGCGCGCTCGCAGCCCTACTACCTCGACGTGACGCACCCGCACGCCAACAAGGGCGACGTGGTGCTGGCGCTCTCGAAGGAGCTCGACATCCCCACGGACGAGATCGCCACGATCGGCGACATGCCCAACGACGTGACCATGTTCAAGCGCTCGGGCTTCTCGATCGCCATGGGCAACGCCAGCGACGCCGTGAAGGCCCAGGCCTCCGCGGTGACGGCCGGCTACGACGACGAGGGCTTCGCCAAGGCCATCGAGACCTTCCTGCTGCCCCGCAAGACATCCGAGTAA
- a CDS encoding fructose bisphosphate aldolase, protein MAGETMRAQMTDKDGFIAALDQSGGSTPKALAQYGVPESAYSGDDEMFAEMHKMRVRIMTAPTFTGDRVIGAILFEKTMDGEVEGQPVPSYLWEKRGVVPFVKIDKGLEAEKDGVQLLKPIPGLDTLLARAAKLGVYGTKMRSVIARASKDGIAAIVRQQFEVAEQIAKHGLMPIIEPEVLIKAADKAEAEQILHDEIARQLDALPEGRRVMLKLTIPTKPDLYEDFTRHPRVERVVALSGGYPLDDACGKLAQNHGMIASFSRALIDNLRHGMSEGEFDATLAKAVDRIYRASVSKAAPAAA, encoded by the coding sequence ATGGCGGGCGAAACGATGCGGGCGCAGATGACCGACAAGGACGGCTTCATCGCGGCCCTGGACCAGAGCGGCGGCTCCACGCCGAAGGCGCTGGCGCAATACGGGGTGCCGGAGAGCGCCTACAGCGGCGACGACGAGATGTTCGCCGAGATGCACAAGATGCGGGTCCGCATCATGACGGCGCCGACCTTCACGGGCGACAGGGTGATCGGCGCGATCCTGTTCGAGAAGACCATGGACGGCGAGGTCGAGGGCCAGCCCGTGCCCTCCTACCTGTGGGAAAAGCGGGGCGTCGTCCCCTTCGTCAAGATCGACAAGGGCCTGGAGGCCGAGAAGGACGGGGTGCAGCTCCTGAAGCCGATCCCGGGCCTCGACACGCTGCTGGCCCGCGCCGCCAAGCTCGGCGTCTACGGCACCAAGATGCGCTCCGTCATCGCCCGCGCGTCGAAGGACGGCATCGCCGCCATCGTGCGCCAGCAGTTCGAGGTCGCCGAGCAGATCGCGAAGCACGGCCTGATGCCGATCATCGAACCTGAGGTGCTGATCAAGGCCGCCGACAAGGCCGAGGCCGAGCAGATCCTGCACGACGAGATCGCCCGACAGCTCGACGCCCTGCCCGAGGGCCGGCGCGTCATGCTCAAGCTGACGATCCCGACGAAGCCGGACCTCTACGAGGACTTCACGCGCCATCCCAGGGTGGAGCGCGTCGTGGCGCTGTCCGGCGGCTACCCGCTCGACGACGCCTGCGGCAAGCTCGCGCAGAACCACGGCATGATCGCGAGCTTCTCGCGCGCCCTGATCGACAACCTCAGGCACGGCATGAGCGAGGGGGAGTTCGACGCCACGCTGGCGAAGGCCGTCGACAGGATCTACCGGGCGTCAGTCAGCAAGGCCGCGCCCGCCGCGGCCTGA
- the zwf gene encoding glucose-6-phosphate dehydrogenase — protein MGEQTVAASAAPDSSTPKAGACAMVIFGGGGDLTKRLVTPALYNLATTGLLPDDFAIIGVDHSDGSDDGWRDSLDEMMRSFVGGTGEFDPSQIDAKAWDWLKSRMFYLKGDFEDPKTFESVKGKLAEVENSHHTGGNVLFYLAVADRFFGTVVDGLGAAKLTETDGDEAWRRVVIEKPFGHDLASAKALNARVLKVLREDQVYRIDHFLGKETVQNIMTFRFANGLFEPLWNRDHIDHVQITVAETVGVEGRGGFYEATGALRDMMPNHVFQLVAMTAMEPPVSFDADDVRSRKVDVFKSMKTVKPEQAVRGQYDAGTVLGKSTKAYRAEPHVDLHSKTETYVALKLDIDNWRWAGVPFYLRTGKYMSTRTSEVAIRFKPAPMALFAETKTSDIQANWLAIQIQPDEGISLQFEVKRPGPVVDLKSVKMNFAYKDWFPAQQNVGYETLLYDVMTGDQTLFQRADQVEEAWRVVDEVLDHWGKSAPRDFPNYVGGTAGPVAADLMLARDGDRAWRPVKLDPGPEQPEGGAK, from the coding sequence ATGGGCGAGCAGACCGTCGCGGCCTCGGCCGCCCCCGACAGCTCGACGCCGAAGGCCGGCGCCTGCGCCATGGTGATCTTCGGCGGCGGCGGCGACCTGACCAAGCGCCTCGTCACCCCTGCGCTCTACAACCTCGCCACCACCGGCCTGCTACCGGACGATTTCGCGATCATCGGCGTCGACCATTCGGACGGCTCCGACGACGGCTGGCGCGACAGCCTCGACGAGATGATGCGCAGCTTCGTCGGCGGGACCGGCGAGTTCGACCCCTCGCAGATCGACGCGAAAGCCTGGGACTGGCTGAAGTCCCGCATGTTCTACCTCAAGGGCGACTTCGAGGACCCGAAGACCTTCGAGTCTGTGAAGGGCAAGCTCGCCGAGGTCGAGAACAGCCACCACACGGGCGGCAACGTCCTGTTCTACCTCGCCGTGGCGGACCGCTTCTTCGGAACGGTGGTGGACGGCCTCGGCGCCGCGAAGCTGACCGAGACCGACGGCGACGAGGCGTGGCGCCGCGTCGTCATCGAGAAGCCCTTCGGCCACGACCTCGCCTCCGCCAAGGCGCTGAACGCCCGCGTGCTCAAGGTGCTGCGCGAGGATCAGGTATACCGGATCGACCACTTCCTCGGGAAGGAGACGGTCCAGAACATCATGACCTTCCGCTTCGCCAACGGCCTGTTCGAGCCGCTGTGGAACCGCGACCACATCGACCACGTGCAGATCACCGTGGCCGAGACGGTGGGCGTCGAGGGCCGCGGCGGGTTCTACGAGGCGACCGGCGCGCTGCGCGACATGATGCCGAACCACGTGTTCCAGCTCGTCGCCATGACCGCCATGGAGCCGCCGGTGTCGTTCGACGCCGACGACGTCCGCTCGCGCAAGGTCGACGTCTTCAAGTCCATGAAGACCGTGAAGCCCGAGCAAGCCGTGCGCGGCCAGTACGACGCCGGCACGGTGCTGGGCAAATCCACCAAGGCCTACCGCGCCGAGCCCCACGTCGACCTGCATTCCAAGACCGAAACCTACGTCGCTCTGAAGCTCGACATCGACAACTGGCGCTGGGCGGGCGTGCCCTTCTACCTGCGCACGGGCAAGTACATGTCGACCCGCACCAGCGAGGTCGCGATCCGCTTCAAGCCGGCCCCGATGGCGCTCTTCGCCGAGACCAAGACGTCGGACATCCAGGCGAACTGGCTCGCCATCCAGATCCAGCCCGACGAGGGCATCTCGCTGCAGTTCGAGGTGAAGCGCCCCGGTCCCGTCGTGGACCTGAAGAGCGTGAAGATGAACTTCGCCTACAAGGACTGGTTTCCGGCGCAGCAGAACGTCGGCTACGAGACGCTGCTCTACGACGTGATGACGGGCGACCAGACGCTGTTCCAGCGCGCCGACCAAGTCGAGGAAGCCTGGCGCGTGGTCGACGAGGTGCTGGACCACTGGGGCAAGTCGGCCCCGCGCGACTTCCCGAACTACGTCGGCGGCACGGCCGGCCCGGTCGCGGCCGACCTCATGCTGGCGCGCGACGGCGACCGCGCGTGGCGGCCGGTGAAGCTCGACCCCGGGCCCGAGCAGCCGGAGGGTGGCGCCAAGTGA
- the gnd gene encoding phosphogluconate dehydrogenase (NAD(+)-dependent, decarboxylating) produces the protein MQIGVIGLGRMGGNIVRRLQRHGHHCIAFDRNARAVHDLVDDGAVGAESLEDMVSKFTETPRIVWVMLPAGTITHDAVYKLGDLLSEGDIIIDGGNSFYKDDIHRGQDLRKKGIHYVDVGTSGGVWGLERGYCMMIGGAKEAVDTLDPILDALAPGMGDIPRTPGREKISDTRAERGYIHAGPTGAGHFVKMVHNGIEYGLMQAYAEGFDVLKMKNSPELTESERFDLNLTDIAEVWRRGSVISSWLLDLTASALTASPNLEHFSGVVDDSGEGRWTIEAAIEEAVPVNVLSAALYARFRSREAHTFGERTLSAMRFGFGGHVEHRDAPAPEGAATGPKPV, from the coding sequence ATGCAAATCGGCGTGATCGGTCTCGGCCGCATGGGCGGCAACATCGTGCGGCGGCTCCAGCGCCACGGGCACCACTGCATCGCCTTCGACCGCAACGCGCGCGCCGTGCACGACCTCGTCGACGACGGCGCGGTCGGGGCCGAGAGCCTCGAGGACATGGTGTCGAAGTTCACCGAGACGCCGCGGATCGTCTGGGTGATGCTGCCCGCGGGCACGATCACCCACGACGCGGTCTACAAGCTCGGCGACCTCCTGTCGGAGGGCGACATCATCATCGACGGTGGCAACTCCTTCTACAAGGACGACATCCACCGCGGCCAGGACCTGCGCAAGAAGGGCATCCACTACGTCGACGTCGGCACGTCGGGCGGCGTGTGGGGCTTGGAGCGCGGCTACTGCATGATGATCGGCGGCGCCAAGGAGGCGGTCGACACGCTCGACCCGATCCTCGACGCGCTGGCGCCCGGCATGGGCGACATCCCCCGCACGCCCGGCCGCGAGAAGATCTCCGACACCCGCGCCGAGCGCGGCTACATCCACGCCGGCCCGACCGGCGCCGGCCACTTCGTCAAGATGGTCCACAACGGCATCGAATACGGCCTGATGCAGGCCTATGCCGAGGGCTTCGACGTCCTCAAGATGAAGAACTCGCCCGAGCTGACCGAGAGCGAGCGCTTCGACCTCAACCTCACCGACATCGCCGAGGTGTGGCGGCGCGGCAGCGTGATCTCGTCCTGGCTGCTCGACCTCACGGCCTCGGCCCTGACGGCGAGCCCGAACCTCGAGCACTTCTCCGGCGTCGTCGACGATTCCGGCGAGGGACGCTGGACCATCGAGGCGGCCATCGAGGAGGCGGTGCCGGTCAACGTGCTGTCGGCGGCGCTTTACGCCCGCTTCCGCTCGCGCGAGGCCCACACCTTCGGCGAGCGCACGCTGTCCGCCATGCGGTTCGGCTTCGGCGGCCACGTCGAGCACCGCGACGCGCCGGCGCCGGAGGGCGCCGCCACCGGCCCGAAGCCCGTCTGA
- a CDS encoding Cof-type HAD-IIB family hydrolase, with protein sequence MTGRVQPAEPIRLVVSDIDGTLVNHAKELTPRTRAAIAALAERGVGFTVTTARPPVGLRGVFALLGMKVTAAAINGGAVVDGDLNIVEEKLLAPAIARRAVALLREQGLDPWLFTDEHWYIRDPKGDNVPLETRTIGQEPVVVDDFAEALYGRVLKVIGSCNDHPHLAACEAMLQRALGADAIATRSQAYYLDVTNPRAHKGEAVASLAKAFGVPVSAVLTIGDGTNDIPMLEAAGFGVAMGNGSDEVKAAADAVTGDCEHDGFAEAIERYVLRA encoded by the coding sequence GTGACGGGGCGCGTCCAACCGGCGGAGCCGATCCGCCTCGTCGTCTCCGACATCGACGGCACGCTGGTCAACCACGCCAAGGAGCTGACGCCCCGCACCCGCGCCGCCATCGCGGCGCTGGCTGAGCGCGGCGTGGGCTTCACGGTGACGACCGCGCGCCCGCCCGTCGGGCTGCGCGGCGTCTTCGCCTTGCTGGGCATGAAGGTGACGGCGGCGGCCATCAACGGCGGCGCCGTGGTGGACGGCGACCTCAACATCGTCGAGGAGAAGCTGCTCGCCCCCGCGATCGCCCGCCGCGCCGTGGCGCTGCTGCGCGAGCAGGGCCTCGACCCCTGGCTCTTCACCGACGAGCACTGGTACATCCGCGACCCGAAGGGCGACAACGTCCCGCTCGAGACGCGCACCATCGGCCAGGAGCCTGTGGTGGTCGACGACTTCGCCGAGGCGCTCTACGGCCGCGTGCTCAAGGTGATCGGCTCCTGCAACGACCACCCCCACCTCGCCGCCTGCGAGGCGATGCTGCAGCGCGCGCTCGGCGCCGACGCCATCGCGACGCGGTCGCAGGCCTATTACCTCGACGTCACCAACCCGCGCGCCCACAAGGGCGAGGCGGTGGCGAGCCTCGCCAAGGCCTTCGGCGTGCCGGTCTCGGCGGTGCTGACGATCGGCGACGGCACCAACGACATCCCGATGCTGGAGGCCGCGGGCTTCGGCGTCGCCATGGGCAACGGCTCCGACGAGGTCAAGGCCGCGGCCGACGCCGTCACGGGTGATTGCGAGCACGACGGCTTCGCCGAGGCCATCGAGCGCTACGTGCTGCGGGCCTGA